The proteins below come from a single Drosophila busckii strain San Diego stock center, stock number 13000-0081.31 chromosome X, ASM1175060v1, whole genome shotgun sequence genomic window:
- the LOC108605170 gene encoding probable isoaspartyl peptidase/L-asparaginase CG7860, which translates to MPRPVLLIHGGAGDIGDSRVAGKFKGIKDALRAAWPQLAAGKSNAMDAVETAVRSMELDEAFNAGYGACLNTAGEVELEASFMEGHELRAGCITLLRDIMHPITVARRLLEQRRHVFLGGEAALKLALSTCSEQLAPGSLVTPSAQQALAEFKQQQAKGADTTYARTELDALRTDPSGDTVGAVALDMQGLIAVGTSTGGITGKWPGRIGDTPVLGSGTYADNLMGGVSTTGHGETLMRYNLAQRILAAMQHQQLSAQAAAEQECQRMTARLGGTGGAIVVDPQGELGISFTSRRMAWGYVSDGVIHYGINQQEMLQEPFDLA; encoded by the coding sequence ATGCCACGTCCAGTGCTACTCATACATGGTGGAGCAGGAGATATAGGCGACTCGCGAGTGGCGGGCAAGTTCAAGGGCATTAAGGATGCGCTGCGCGCAGCTTGGCCGCAGCTGGCGGCGGGCAAAAGCAACGCCATGGATGCTGTGGAAACAGCAGTGCGCAGCATGGAACTGGACGAAGCCTTCAATGCGGGCTACGGCGCCTGCCTGAACACTGCCGGCGAAGTGGAGCTGGAAGCCAGCTTTATGGAAGGCCACGAACTGCGCGCCGGCTGCATTACGCTGCTGCGCGATATAATGCATCCCATAACTGTGGCACGTCGCCTGCTGGAGCAGCGGCGTCATGTGTTTCTAGGCGGCGAGGCGGCGCTCAAGCTAGCACTGAGCACTTGCAGCGAGCAGCTAGCACCAGGCAGCTTGGTTACGCCCAGCGCGCAACAGGCGCTGGCCGAGttcaagcagcaacaggccAAGGGAGCGGATACAACCTATGCGCGCACCGAGCTGGATGCACTGCGCACAGATCCCAGCGGTGATACTGTGGGCGCTGTGGCGTTAGATATGCAAGGACTCATTGCAGTGGGCACCTCGACGGGCGGCATTACGGGTAAGTGGCCGGGACGCATTGGCGATACGCCGGTGCTGGGCAGCGGCACCTATGCGGACAATCTGATGGGGGGCGTCTCCACCACCGGCCATGGCGAGACGCTTATGCGCTATAATCTTGCCCAGCGCATTTTAGCCGCcatgcagcatcagcagctgtCTGCCCAGGCGGCTGCAGAGCAGGAATGCCAACGCATGACCGCACGCTTGGGCGGCACTGGCGGCGCCATTGTTGTTGATCCGCAGGGTGAGCTCGGCATTAGTTTCACCTCACGCCGCATGGCCTGGGGCTATGTAAGCGATGGCGTCATACACTACGGCATTAACCAGCAGGAGATGCTGCAAGAACCATTCGACTTGGCTTAA
- the LOC108605185 gene encoding uncharacterized protein LOC108605185, whose protein sequence is MRLLLLFWLSLWLCCLQQASLLPPLRRNIIKVRASGFLPFESDLLLPLGILRQLQAQDRASRLMTPYDRSQRPKPKPKPKQQVRLERARLRDNAAGIEMYNLIDDDGELLLNLRVHKEQQQPLLTAPQLERTAWRPSKWRPTPPSSTLVTSSSPRPLPLHQYLSSNSLERRHWRYE, encoded by the coding sequence atgcggctgctgttgttgttttggttgtcgttgtggctttgctgcttgcaacaagcGTCGTTGTTGCCACCGCTGCGTCGCAACATAATCAAAGTGCGTGCCAGCGGCTTTCTGCCCTTCGAATCggatctgctgctgccactgggCATACTGCGTCAGCTGCAAGCACAAGATCGTGCCTCCAGACTGATGACGCCCTACGACAGGTCGCAGCGCCCCAAGCCAaagcccaagccaaagcaacaggTGCGACTGGAGCGTGCGCGACTGCGCGATAATGCAGCTGGCATTGAAATGTATAATCTGATTGATGATGAtggcgagctgctgctgaatctGCGTGTGcacaaggagcagcagcagccactgctgACGGCGCCACAGCTGGAGCGCACAGCTTGGCGTCCATCCAAGTGGCGACCGACGCCGCCCAGCAGCACGCTGGTGACATCCAGCTCACCACGTCCGCTGCCGCTGCATCAATATCTAAGCAGCAATAGTCTGGAGCGACGTCATTGGCGCTACGAGTAA
- the LOC108605184 gene encoding histidine-rich glycoprotein, which yields MKTFVCLLVTLVATCSAGILSGGGGYSYGIGGGHVDHHDHHVHHEVKTVKVIHEEAPVVHHGISHGHSFGGHQEVKTVKVIHQEAPVVHHGFSHGHGFGGHHEVKTVKVIHQEAPVVHHDIHHGHGFDHHQEVKTVKVIHQEAAPVVHHGFAHGHGFGGHHEVKTVKVIHQEAPVVHHDIHHGHGFDHHQEVKTVKVIHQEAAPVVHHGFSHGHGFGGHHEVKTVKVIHEEAPVVHHGFSHGVEHGFGGHHEVKTVKVIHEEAPVVHHAHHGHSFGGHHEVKTIKVIHEEAAPAPVAVHTEYLPPVVSAPSHSYLPPAPSAWK from the exons ATGAAG AcctttgtgtgtttgttggtTACCCTAGTTGCTACCTGCTCCGCAGGCATTCTGAGCGGCGGTGGAGGTTACAGTTATGGCATCGGTGGTGGCCATGTCGATCATCACGATCATCATGTGCATCACGAAGTGAAGACGGTCAAGGTCATTCATGAGGAGGCTCCAGTGGTGCATCATGGCATCTCGCATGGTCACAGCTTTGGCGGTCACCAGGAAGTGAAGACCGTTAAGGTCATTCACCAAGAGGCTCCAGTTGTTCATCACGGTTTCTCCCACGGACACGGTTTCGGTGGTCATCATGAGGTTAAGACCGTTAAGGTTATCCACCAGGAAGCTCCAGTGGTGCATCATGACATCCATCACGGACACGGCTTCGATCATCATCAAGAAGTGAAGACCGTTAAGGTTATCCACCAGGAGGCTGCTCCAGTTGTTCACCACGGTTTCGCACATGGTCATGGTTTCGGTGGTCATCATGAGGTGAAGACCGTTAAGGTTATCCACCAGGAAGCTCCAGTGGTGCATCATGACATCCATCACGGACACGGCTTCGATCATCATCAAGAAGTGAAGACCGTTAAGGTTATCCACCAGGAGGCTGCTCCAGTTGTTCACCACGGTTTCTCCCACGGACACGGTTTCGGTGGTCATCATGAGGTGAAGACCGTTAAGGTTATCCACGAAGAAGCTCCAGTTGTGCATCATGGCTTCTCCCACGGCGTTGAGCACGGCTTCGGTGGTCATCATGAGGTGAAGACTGTTAAGGTTATCCATGAGGAGGCACCAGTGGTGCACCATGCTCATCATGGTCACAGCTTTGGCGGCCATCACGAGGTGAAGACCATCAAGGTTATTCACGAAGAGGCTGCTCCCGCGCCCGTTGCCGTGCACACCGAGTACTTGCCCCCTGTGGTGTCTGCCCCAAGTCACAGCTACTTGCCACCAGCACCCAGCGCCTGGAAATAA
- the LOC108605175 gene encoding ras-related protein Rab-40C isoform X2, whose amino-acid sequence MRTMTKDYDYLLKVLLVGDSDVGKHEILSNLEDPSTESPFCSGNAYKTTTILLEGKRVKLQIWDTSGQGRFCTIIRSYSRGAQGIILVYDITNKWSFDGIDRWLHEVEEHAPGIPKVLVGNRLHLAYKRQVAAKQAEIYASRKNMSCFEISPLCDFNIRESFCELARMALHRNGMEHIWRSNKVLSLQELCCRTIVRRTSVYAIDSLHLPPSVKSTLKSYALTTSQCYNSLTQNSKSRNRCKTPTSNSRNSCAIA is encoded by the exons ATGAGAACCATGACAAAAGACTACGACTATTTGTTAAAGGTGCTCTTGGTGGGCGATAGCGATGTGGGCAAACATGAAATACTCTCCAATCTCGAGGATCCATCCACAGAGAGTCCCTTCTGCAGTGGCAATG CGTATAAGACGACAACAATATTGCTGGAGGGCAAGCGTGTGAAGCTACAAATCTGGGACACTTCTGGTCAAGGACGTTTCTGCACAATTATACGCTCGTACTCGCGCGGCGCTCAGGGTATTATTTTAGTATACgatataacaaacaaatggaGCTTCGATGGCATCGATCGCTGGCTGCACGAAGTGGAGGAG CATGCGCCTGGCATACCCAAAGTGCTGGTGGGCAATCGCCTGCACTTGGCCTACAAGCGTCAGGTGGCAGCCAAACAGGCAGAGATTTACGCCTCACGCAAGAACATGTCCTGCTTTGAGATATCGCCGCTCTGCGATTTCAATATACGTGAATCGTTTTGCGAATTGGCGCGCATGGCACTGCATCGCAACGGCATGGAGCATATATGGCGCAGCAATAAAG TGCTGTCGCTGCAGGAGCTCTGCTGCCGCACCATAGTGCGTCGCACCAGCGTCTATGCAATCGATTCGCTGCACCTGCCGCCCTCAGTGAAGTCGACACTCAAGTCCTATGCTCTGACCACGTCACAGTGCTATAATTCGTTAACACAAAACTCAAAGAGTCGGAATCGCTGCAAGACGCCGACCAGCAACAGTCGCAACAGTTGTGCGATCGCGTGA
- the LOC108605175 gene encoding ras-related protein Rab-40C isoform X1, whose product MRTMTKDYDYLLKVLLVGDSDVGKHEILSNLEDPSTESPFCSGNDCNSYIFQTLAYKTTTILLEGKRVKLQIWDTSGQGRFCTIIRSYSRGAQGIILVYDITNKWSFDGIDRWLHEVEEHAPGIPKVLVGNRLHLAYKRQVAAKQAEIYASRKNMSCFEISPLCDFNIRESFCELARMALHRNGMEHIWRSNKVLSLQELCCRTIVRRTSVYAIDSLHLPPSVKSTLKSYALTTSQCYNSLTQNSKSRNRCKTPTSNSRNSCAIA is encoded by the exons ATGAGAACCATGACAAAAGACTACGACTATTTGTTAAAGGTGCTCTTGGTGGGCGATAGCGATGTGGGCAAACATGAAATACTCTCCAATCTCGAGGATCCATCCACAGAGAGTCCCTTCTGCAGTGGCAATG ACTGTAACTCTTATATATTTCAAACGTTAGCGTATAAGACGACAACAATATTGCTGGAGGGCAAGCGTGTGAAGCTACAAATCTGGGACACTTCTGGTCAAGGACGTTTCTGCACAATTATACGCTCGTACTCGCGCGGCGCTCAGGGTATTATTTTAGTATACgatataacaaacaaatggaGCTTCGATGGCATCGATCGCTGGCTGCACGAAGTGGAGGAG CATGCGCCTGGCATACCCAAAGTGCTGGTGGGCAATCGCCTGCACTTGGCCTACAAGCGTCAGGTGGCAGCCAAACAGGCAGAGATTTACGCCTCACGCAAGAACATGTCCTGCTTTGAGATATCGCCGCTCTGCGATTTCAATATACGTGAATCGTTTTGCGAATTGGCGCGCATGGCACTGCATCGCAACGGCATGGAGCATATATGGCGCAGCAATAAAG TGCTGTCGCTGCAGGAGCTCTGCTGCCGCACCATAGTGCGTCGCACCAGCGTCTATGCAATCGATTCGCTGCACCTGCCGCCCTCAGTGAAGTCGACACTCAAGTCCTATGCTCTGACCACGTCACAGTGCTATAATTCGTTAACACAAAACTCAAAGAGTCGGAATCGCTGCAAGACGCCGACCAGCAACAGTCGCAACAGTTGTGCGATCGCGTGA
- the LOC108605159 gene encoding chitinase-3-like protein 1 — protein sequence MVAYEKVHPEPKQRHRYFHYCCFLALLFTFITLYTFGLLALTKKQADDAEIAASAGKRLVCYYSSAGPAKLSLLDVPGNLCTHINIGIANLSNTTLEIPPDLAAVLQNETCLFREKNPQVKLLLWIGGGDSGHEFAEMVVNHETRKQFIRSVRDVLKQYPSLDGIDLDWEFPSACDKERQHFSQLLYEIRMEWIREKLPDNILSLAVAAPEGIAYFAYDMQQINLYVDYVNLMAYDFHFYRKDMPFTGLNAPLFARAKESSIMATFNINYTVNWWLKNGLEPQRLVVGLPTFGHSYTLVSPFNSRVGAPARGIGKCGEAGFTTLTATCECIKTFFAPNLYFDRQTCSPYLSAIMEWISYENAASISCKAHYIKAMNLGGIMVFSLNTDDLKNKCGYMGPRAHTPAFPLVETAKRILLPHY from the exons atggtTGCCTACGAAAAAGTGCATCCGGAGCCAAAACAAAGGCATcgttattttcattattgttgtttccttgcgctgctttttacTTTCATTACATTGTACACGTTTGGGCTATTGGCGCTAACTAAAAAGCAAGCGGACGATGCCGAAATCGCCGCATCAGCAGGCAAGCGTCTAGTTTGCTACTATTCTAGCGCAGGTCCTGCTAAGCTAAGCCTCTTGGATGTGCCCGGCAATTTGTGCACCCACATTAACATTGGCATCGCCAATTTGTCCAATACTACGTTGGAAATACCACCGGACTTGGCCGCAGTGCTGCAGAACGAGACTTGCCTGTTTCGCGAAAAGAATCCGCAGGTGAAGCTATTGCTATGGATTGGTGGCGGCGACAGCGGACATGAGTTTGCCGAAATGGTAGTGAATCATGAGACACGCAAGCAGTTTATACGCTCAGTACGTGACGTGCTGAAGCAGTATCCCAGCTTAGATGGCATCGACTTGGATTGGGAGTTTCCCAGCGCATGCGATAAAGAGCGCCAGCATTTTTCACAGCTGCTCTATGAGATACGCATGGAGTGGATACGCGAGAAGCTACCCGATAATATACTTAGcttggcagtggcagcgccaGAGGGCATTGCCTATTTTGCCTATGATATGCAACAGATCAATTTGTATGTGGACTATGTGAATCTAATGGCCTACGATTTTCATTTCTATCGCAAGGATATGCCCTTTACCGGCTTGAATGCCCCGCTCTTTGCACGCGCCAAGGAGAGTTCCATTATGGCCACCTTTAACATCAACTATACGGTGAACTGGTGGCTAAAGAATGGACTAGAGCCGCAACGCTTGGTAGTAGGCCTGCCCACATTTGGACATTCCTATAC TCTAGTCAGTCCCTTCAATAGTCGCGTGGGTGCACCAGCCCGTGGCATTGGCAAATGCGGCGAAGCTGGCTTCACTACACTGACAGCGACCTGTGAATGCATCAAGACGTTCTTTGCGCCGAACTTGTACTTCGATAGGCAGACCTGTTCACCCTATTTGAGCGCTATAATGGAATGGATTTCGTATGAGAATGCAGCAAGCATTTCCTGCAAGGCTCATTATATCAAAGCAATGAACTTGGGCGGCATTATGGTATTCTCACTCAACACGGATGATCTCAAGAACAAGTGCGGCTACATGGGTCCGCGGGCTCATACGCCAGCGTTTCCGCTGGTGGAGACCGCCAAGCGCATTCTATTGCCGCATTACTAA
- the LOC108605138 gene encoding TATA element modulatory factor, producing the protein MSWFEKAKTVLIEALDIQDDDNKADENVVSGSSSSSAGTASNSAASTPGAKAAAIANTALTTSNVDGATFYDNPHANEMVTIPPRASSDSSTPGSAHLYTKRQSATSDSVDLLSSPSPTSPQSPAAALESSLELLTAPTTASETELSPDTEASLPDSIVIIASNETSDNAEPDDDDDDDDDDDDAPAVNLHDDQDHAVQLNDSTKTMKAMAFSDTQTAINVSTGTATGTGADSDSTHSFEDIQMQLSNKIKPEPAGSPLSTEAPGKTLDTVDQSYSSTSSDIEIISNPNGDSSTNSTATRTSPQKFKELCGAASKSNTHGLHIQKSKGHNRELSEISLLSEDSQSELDKLVQRISELNQVIEAREQRLLQSERQNAELLERNQQLNAHVEAARSSANSNEANEAVQRLSALEKKFQTSIRERDALRIQIRSLKDELLNKIPKDELTESNEMIAALQSEGEKLSKEILQQSNIIKKLRAKEKTSDTLLKKNAELLSSMSSESERLKKSLAAKEEMERTQIEAVGKMTTEKRRVDEINAEQRSRLEDLQSKLAALQSSFDGVKVDLQQRQRNEQNQMQAENQEYVQQLTDMREKLRLSEHNMAKREQQLREENRELMRRLEAAESRAESSTQDLSLTTTPLIRQIESLQKTLNQRSASWQRDEQQLLQKVEDAESQLRSLQQLETVQQEKQQLLHTRCNLLEEKLSNALLQAESAKITLQQQELDASLKESDAKSQLQALQLQLEQQQAQAAESTLKCQQLELELQRSKQRAYQPSSELTIEAVKASSELLSKPALHASPPLSLVDDSASNEEVLDGIIDWQGDDLECISNSGRQPSSGIIQGVHLSFMSGNTSMLEHLQSLLKQRDGELTHLQWELARLQAERGVLDGEISNLTMELETLKEKMVTYEAMEKCYAELQHRYDALLQMYGEKVERTEELELDLVELKTAYKLQIDELLAAPPPNLNPTPKRT; encoded by the exons ATGAGTTGGTTCGAAAAGGCCAAAACAGTACTAATTGAGGCGCTCGATATACAGGATGATGACAACAAGGCAGATGAAAACGTcgtcagcggcagcagcagcagcagcgctggtaCTGCCAGCAACAGCGCAGCATCCACGCCTGGCGCCAAGGCAGCGGCCATAGCAAACACAGCATTGACCACATCCAATGTTGACGGTGCCACGTTCTATGATAATCCACATGCCAATGAAATGGTAACAATACCGCCCCGTGCCAGCAGTGATAGCTCAACGCCTGGCAGTGCACATCTTTATACCAAACGACAGTCGGCTACATCGGATTCGGTAGATTTGCTGTCATCACCTTCTCCCACATCGCCACAGTCTCCAGCTGCTGCCCTTGAGTCATCATTGGAGCTTCTAACAGCGCCCACAACAGCCAGTGAAACGGAGCTGTCTCCCGACACGGAAGCATCGCTGCCGGACAGCATTGTGATCATTGCCAGCAACGAAACCTCAGACAATGCCGAacctgatgatgatgacgacgacgacgacgacgatgatgatgcgCCAGCAGTTAATTTGCATGACGATCAGGATCATGCGGTGCAGCTTAATG ACTCAACCAAAACAATGAAGGCCATGGCATTTAGCGACACACAAACTGCCATTAATGTGAGCACGGGTACGGCCACGGGCACGGGCGCTGACTCGGACTCGACGCATAGTTTTGAGGACATACAAATGCAgctgagcaacaaaatcaaaccaGAACCAGCTGGCAGTCCGCTTAGCACTGAGGCGCCAGGCAAAACATTAGATACGGTGGATCAGAGCTATTCGTCGACATCGTCAGATATTGAAATCATTTCCAATCCCAACGGGGATTCCAGCACGAACAGCACAGCGACGCGCACGAGTCCTCAAAAATTCAAGGAGCTATGCGGAGCTGCGAGCAAAAGCAATACGCATGGTCTGCATATTCAAAAGAGCAAGGGACACAATCGGGAGCTGTCTGAGATATCGCTGCTCTCAGAGGACTCACAATCGGAGCTGGACAAGCTGGTGCAGCGCATCAGTGAACTGAACCAGGTGATTGAAGCACGTGAACAGCGACTGCTGCAGTCGGAGCGTCAAAATGCGGAGCTGCTGGAGCGCAATCAGCAGTTGAACGCGCATGTGGAGGCGGCCAGgagcagcgccaacagcaatGAGGCCAACGAAGCGGTGCAGCGTCTCTCGGCGCTGGAGAAAAAGTTTCAGACCAGCATACGTGAACGGGATGCATTGCGCATACAGATACGCAGCCTCAAGGATGAGTTGCTCAACAAAATACCCAAAGACGAGCTGACCGAGAGCAATGAGATGATCGCAGCGCTGCAGTCCGAGGGCGAAAAGCTGTCCAAGGAAATACTGCAGCAGTCGAACATTATAAAGAAACTGCGCGCCAAAGAGAAAACTTCGGATACGCTGCTCAAGAAGAATGCCGAACTGTTATCGTCGATGTCCAGCGAATCGGAGCGTTTGAAGAAATCGCTGGCAGCCAAGGAGGAAATGGAGCGCACTCAAATCGAGGCCGTTGGCAAAATGACCACTGAGAAGCGACGGGTGGATGAAATAAATGCGGAGCAGCGCAGCCGCCTGGAGGATCTGCAGTCGAAGCTGGCGGCACTGCAGTCGAGCTTTGATGGCGTCAAGGTGGActtgcagcagcgccagcgtaatgagcaaaatcaaatgcagGCAGAAAATCAAGAGTATGTGCAACAGCTGACGGACATGCGGGAAAAGCTGCGCCTAAGCGAGCATAACATGGCCAagcgggagcagcagctgcgtgaaGAGAATCGCGAGCTAATGCGTCGCCTTGAGGCGGCCGAATCGCGTGCCGAGAGCAGCACACAGGATCTAAGTCTAACAACGACGCCGCTCATACGGCAAATCGAATCGCTGCAAAAGACGCTCAATCAACGCAGCGCCAGCTGGCAAAgggatgagcagcagctgttgcagaaAGTCGAGGACGCCGAGTCACAGTTGCgttcgctgcagcagctggaaacGGTGCAGCAGGagaagcagcaattgttgcacacACGTTGCAATCTGCTGGAGGAGAAGCTCTccaatgcgctgctgcaagCCGAGAGCGCCAAAATAACGTTGCAACAACAGGAGCTGGACGCCAGTCTCAAGGAGAGCGATGCCAAAAG TCAACTGCAGGcactgcagctacagctggagcagcagcaggcgcaggcaGCGGAGTCAACACTTAAGTGCCAGcagttggagctggagctgcagcgcagcaagcagcgcgcaTATCAGCCCAGCAGTGAGTTAACCATAGAGGCGGTCAAAGCCAGCAGTGAGCTGTTGTCCAAGCCAGCGCTGCATGCATCACCACCACTTAGTCTAGTGGACGACAGTGCTTCCAACGAAGAAGTGCTTGATGGCATAATTGACTGGCAAGGC GATGATTTGGAATGCATCTCAAATAGCGGACGCCAGCCGTCGTCGGGCATTATACAAGGCGTGCACTTGAGCTTCATGTCGGGCAACACCAGCATGCTGGAGCatttgcagtcgctgctgaaGCAGCGCGATGGTGAGCTTACGCATTTGCAATGGGAGCTGGCACGGCTGCAAGCCGAACGTGGCGTGCTCGATGGCGAAATATCCAATCTAACCATGGAACTAGAAACG CTCAAGGAGAAAATGGTAACATATGAGGCCATGGAGAAATGCTATGCGGAGCTACAGCATCGCTATGATGCACTGCTGCAGATGTATGGCGAGAAGGTGGAGCGCACCGAGGAGCTGGAGTTGGATTTAGTTGAACTTAAGACGGCCTATAAGCTGCAAATCGATGAGTTGCTAGCGGCGCCGCCACCAAATTTAAATCCAACTCCCAAGCGCACATGA